A single region of the Glycine max cultivar Williams 82 chromosome 20, Glycine_max_v4.0, whole genome shotgun sequence genome encodes:
- the LOC100791119 gene encoding NDR1/HIN1-like protein 26, translated as MHNNDHIPVHHVQGPNPKPVKLNRHHTMRYYAHRVHESLTTRVSKMICATFLGLLFIVGLITFILWLSLRPHRPRFHIHEFNIPGLTQDSGFENAVITFKVSARNSNQNIGVYYESMDGAVYYRDTKIGYTPLLYPFYQQPKNTTEVDGDLSGATLTVSSQRWSEFQSDRADGSVVFRLELTSVIRFKISTWDSKRHTMHANCNVGVGPDGSLLTIYKDKRCPVYFS; from the coding sequence ATGCACAACAACGACCACATACCCGTTCACCACGTCCAGGGTCCGAACCCGAAGCCCGTTAAACTGAACCGGCACCACACGATGCGGTACTATGCCCACCGTGTCCACGAAAGCCTCACAACCCGCGTCTCCAAGATGATCTGTGCCACCTTCTTGGGCCTTCTTTTCATTGTGGGCCTCATCACCTTCATCCTCTGGCTCAGCCTCCGGCCCCACAGGCCCAGGTTCCACATCCACGAGTTCAACATACCGGGCCTGACCCAAGATTCCGGGTTCGAAAACGCCGTCATAACGTTCAAAGTATCCGCGCGAAACTCCAACCAGAACATCGGGGTTTACTATGAGTCCATGGACGGCGCCGTTTATTACCGCGACACGAAAATTGGGTACACGCCGTTACTTTACCCGTTTTATCAGCAGCCCAAGAACACGACGGAAGTGGACGGCGATCTTAGTGGGGCGACGTTGACCGTTAGTAGTCAGCGCTGGTCGGAGTTCCAGAGCGATAGGGCTGACGGTAGCGTGGTGTTCCGCTTGGAATTGACGTCTGTGATCAGATTCAAGATATCCACGTGGGACAGCAAGCGCCACACGATGCACGCCAACTGTAATGTGGGCGTGGGACCCGATGGTTCCCTCCTGACCATTTATAAGGACAAGAGGTGCCCCGTTTATTTCTCTTGA